One part of the Dyadobacter sp. 676 genome encodes these proteins:
- a CDS encoding histidine kinase: MLIAARSGGFGQLPDFNVQLLDDKNGISTANASRIIRDRNGFLWVLAPRHIERFDGQNVRRIETEGENLLDIASDSSGTVWTTSDSGIRKYRIGYRSLRNVALDGPEIAPLNKLNKLQVTPDNRVWANAGRGLYQYDPRTDSFRFQPLPGLEKHYYYRRIFSRRNYQLYVADVRTVFCFDARNRRVRKVPFADVRSVVPVSDDVAWASNNLMQTFELNFETGAVRPITGRGLPPAELISITELGPDKRLVNTTKGCFIHNIGSDAFARAVLFDSGKPVPNNENYADFYDNSGTQWILCQEGILFFRPLAHTIGWLNGFPGADPDLSNNVKAIAEDRQGNIWLGTSRGVAVLDIGRGTVTPVRPEKSRPGEVRALIFDGKNLLLAASGALPQLVDPVSREFSDLNYPAGKAGEALRAKLLADSFATIIRMPSGNYLIVGELGCYRVEPGSYRIAGMPVPGFEKLIQTVARDTKGNYWMGTYQGLVVTGPGFRNAIADQDFAPGKLVGAVLPQNDSVAWCGSVGLYEVVKKGNTLSRKKIFPELANQRISLLHRDRAGRIWIGGDDGLYLLNPNAARLQWFDFRDNIQNKPFNINSILESAGGRIYIGGLNGLNFFDPDQLKYREEKLNVIIAAVQVNGNDSLLNGDQRPLSLDWTQNSVEIQYLTPYFRNPGKLMYRYRLTGLDDGWVDNARNSRVRFTSLPPGQYTFSVAASLDGLNWSETARPLSFIILTPWWKTWWFITGAVLAAGGAGYWLFRRRVAAIRRQTALREYMAELEMRALRAQMNPHFIFNCLNSINRYIVKSDNATASLYLTRFAKLIRLILDNSNSKKVLLSSELEALKLYIEMERLRFDGKFDYRIIVDERVNADSIEVPSLIIQPYVENAIWHGLLHKESQGNLYVKLGMLDDNTLECIVEDDGVGRAKAAEFRSKSATGKKSLGMKLTEDRIAVLNQYAQTNASVEIVDLEDDDRHAAGTRVVVVIPV; this comes from the coding sequence ATGCTGATTGCAGCGCGGTCGGGCGGCTTTGGGCAGCTGCCTGATTTTAATGTGCAGCTGCTCGACGACAAGAATGGCATAAGCACCGCCAACGCGTCCCGCATAATCCGCGACCGCAACGGTTTTTTATGGGTCCTTGCGCCGAGGCATATCGAGCGCTTCGATGGCCAGAATGTACGCAGGATCGAAACGGAGGGAGAAAACCTCCTCGATATTGCGTCGGATAGCTCTGGGACGGTCTGGACGACATCCGACAGCGGCATCCGGAAATACCGGATCGGCTATCGTTCGCTCAGGAATGTGGCTTTGGACGGTCCGGAAATTGCCCCGCTCAACAAGCTGAACAAGTTGCAGGTGACCCCCGACAACCGGGTCTGGGCCAATGCGGGCCGTGGTTTATACCAATATGATCCTCGCACCGATTCATTCCGTTTCCAGCCGTTGCCGGGTTTGGAAAAACATTATTACTACCGCAGAATTTTCAGCAGACGGAACTATCAGTTATACGTGGCCGATGTGAGGACCGTGTTTTGCTTCGACGCCCGAAACAGGCGCGTGCGCAAAGTGCCGTTTGCCGATGTCCGCTCGGTGGTGCCCGTCAGCGACGATGTGGCTTGGGCGAGTAATAATCTGATGCAGACATTCGAGCTTAATTTTGAAACCGGCGCCGTCAGGCCGATTACCGGGCGGGGGCTTCCCCCGGCCGAGCTGATCAGCATTACGGAGCTCGGCCCGGATAAGCGGCTCGTCAACACGACCAAGGGATGCTTTATACACAATATCGGCAGCGATGCATTTGCGCGTGCGGTACTTTTCGATTCGGGCAAGCCCGTGCCGAACAATGAAAATTATGCCGATTTTTACGACAACAGCGGCACACAATGGATACTTTGCCAGGAAGGTATCCTGTTTTTCAGGCCGCTGGCCCATACTATCGGCTGGCTCAATGGCTTTCCGGGCGCCGATCCCGATTTAAGCAACAATGTAAAGGCTATTGCCGAGGACAGGCAGGGCAATATATGGCTGGGCACCTCGCGGGGTGTGGCCGTACTCGATATCGGCCGCGGAACGGTGACGCCGGTCCGGCCGGAAAAATCCCGCCCGGGTGAGGTCAGGGCGTTGATTTTCGATGGCAAAAATCTCCTGCTCGCGGCGAGTGGCGCGTTACCTCAGCTCGTCGACCCGGTCAGCAGGGAATTTTCGGATCTGAATTACCCCGCAGGCAAAGCAGGGGAGGCCCTTCGCGCAAAACTGCTGGCCGACAGTTTTGCCACAATCATCCGTATGCCTTCCGGAAACTATTTGATCGTAGGAGAATTGGGTTGTTATCGGGTAGAGCCGGGGTCGTACAGGATTGCCGGAATGCCCGTTCCGGGATTCGAAAAACTGATTCAGACCGTGGCACGAGATACGAAAGGCAACTACTGGATGGGCACCTACCAGGGGTTGGTGGTGACCGGTCCGGGCTTTCGGAACGCGATCGCCGACCAGGACTTTGCGCCGGGTAAACTCGTCGGCGCCGTGCTGCCACAAAACGATTCCGTGGCCTGGTGCGGCTCGGTGGGGTTGTACGAAGTGGTGAAGAAGGGAAACACGTTGTCCAGGAAAAAGATATTTCCCGAACTAGCCAACCAGCGCATTTCGCTGCTCCATCGCGACAGAGCCGGACGCATATGGATAGGCGGGGATGACGGCCTGTACTTGCTGAACCCGAATGCCGCCAGGCTACAATGGTTCGATTTCAGGGACAACATTCAAAACAAACCATTCAATATCAATAGTATACTCGAATCGGCCGGCGGCAGGATATATATCGGCGGGCTTAACGGACTGAATTTTTTCGATCCCGACCAACTTAAATACCGGGAAGAAAAACTGAACGTGATCATCGCCGCGGTGCAGGTCAACGGGAACGATTCGTTGCTTAACGGCGATCAGAGGCCGCTTTCGCTCGACTGGACGCAGAATTCGGTGGAAATCCAGTACCTGACGCCCTATTTCCGGAACCCCGGAAAGCTCATGTATCGCTACCGCCTTACAGGCCTGGACGACGGCTGGGTCGACAATGCCCGTAACAGCCGGGTCAGGTTCACGTCGTTGCCGCCGGGGCAGTACACATTTTCGGTGGCGGCGAGCCTCGATGGCCTTAACTGGTCGGAAACCGCCAGGCCATTGTCGTTCATAATCCTTACTCCCTGGTGGAAAACGTGGTGGTTTATTACCGGGGCGGTGCTGGCGGCAGGCGGGGCGGGTTACTGGCTGTTCCGGCGGCGCGTGGCCGCTATCCGGCGGCAGACCGCGCTACGCGAGTACATGGCCGAATTGGAAATGCGTGCATTACGCGCGCAGATGAACCCACACTTTATTTTCAATTGCCTCAACTCGATCAACCGGTATATCGTTAAAAGCGATAATGCGACGGCGTCGCTTTACCTGACGCGCTTTGCGAAGCTTATCAGGCTCATCCTCGATAATTCCAACAGCAAGAAAGTGCTGCTTTCGAGCGAGCTCGAAGCATTGAAGCTCTACATCGAAATGGAGCGGCTCCGGTTCGACGGAAAGTTCGACTACCGCATTATCGTGGACGAGCGCGTTAATGCGGACTCCATCGAGGTGCCGTCGCTCATTATCCAGCCCTACGTGGAGAATGCGATCTGGCACGGATTGCTGCATAAGGAAAGCCAGGGCAACCTTTATGTGAAGCTCGGAATGCTCGACGACAATACACTGGAATGCATTGTGGAGGACGATGGCGTGGGGCGGGCGAAGGCGGCGGAGTTCCGGAGCAAATCGGCAACCGGAAAAAAGTCGCTGGGTATGAAACTGACCGAAGACAGAATTGCGGTGCTCAATCAGTACGCGCAGACCAACGCGAGTGTCGAGATCGTCGACCTCGAAGACGACGACAGGCATGCAGCCGGCACGAGGGTGGTTGTGGTTATTCCCGTGTAA
- a CDS encoding LytTR family DNA-binding domain-containing protein, whose product MIKCVIVDDENNCLEMLEWLLKTYAPSVSVAAMCSSAEKGIEAIREHRPDVVFLDIEMPRMNGFDMLEKFDRLDFDVVFTTAYDKFAIKAFKYSALNYLLKPIDPDDLVETIRRIDQRRSIPSREQIELLFQSVRQVRNTPQRIALTTGDGMIFVPTQDILYCEAESNYTSVVLANGKKVVVSKVLKEIDEALSGPDFFRVHNSYLINLNRIRKFVRGEGGYVVMDNDVAITISRSRRQEFMEMFARF is encoded by the coding sequence ATGATCAAATGTGTAATCGTCGACGACGAAAATAATTGCCTCGAAATGCTGGAATGGCTGCTAAAAACGTATGCGCCTTCGGTATCGGTGGCGGCCATGTGCAGTTCGGCGGAAAAGGGGATCGAGGCTATCCGCGAGCACCGGCCGGATGTCGTCTTTCTCGACATCGAGATGCCCCGCATGAACGGTTTCGACATGCTCGAAAAATTCGACAGACTGGATTTTGACGTCGTCTTTACGACGGCCTACGACAAGTTTGCCATCAAGGCATTCAAATACAGCGCACTCAATTATCTCCTCAAACCGATCGATCCGGACGACCTGGTGGAAACCATCCGTCGGATCGACCAGCGGCGGAGTATTCCCTCGCGGGAACAGATCGAACTGCTTTTTCAGAGCGTAAGGCAAGTCAGGAACACCCCGCAGCGCATCGCACTGACCACCGGCGACGGGATGATTTTCGTGCCTACACAGGATATTCTGTATTGCGAAGCGGAGAGCAATTACACGAGCGTCGTACTTGCCAATGGTAAAAAGGTGGTGGTGTCGAAGGTATTGAAAGAGATTGACGAAGCGCTCAGTGGCCCCGATTTTTTCCGCGTGCACAATTCCTATCTGATCAACCTCAACCGAATCAGGAAATTTGTACGTGGCGAAGGCGGATATGTGGTAATGGACAACGACGTGGCCATCACCATTTCGCGTTCACGTCGCCAGGAATTCATGGAAATGTTCGCCCGTTTTTGA
- a CDS encoding HAMP domain-containing sensor histidine kinase has product MIWQWTCVMILAVVVLLAFFLWARDRYSRLDRAKKELERQVEDLSRKLEYSNGLKQKITMMIAHDLQSPLHFLNVLSEHVSRFAANNQLVEVKAGTEEIKKATGNIHAFVKEVNLWARSQHENFQLAQHSFPFSELVGELEQFFGDMLLLNRNMLVADYPEDAFVYANRDILKAILRNLIDNANKHTRGGEVRLTLTFNDDGPLLTVSDNGSGMPLADLQKIRRRLADPALNGPVEANSRLGYQLMADFAHTLGYRLDVVSARGVGTSVAISGLVCHHAFAKSLHSAEVIGLCQPD; this is encoded by the coding sequence ATGATCTGGCAATGGACCTGTGTCATGATATTGGCAGTAGTAGTGCTGCTGGCGTTTTTTCTATGGGCACGCGACCGTTATTCCCGGCTCGATCGGGCCAAAAAGGAGCTCGAACGACAGGTGGAGGACCTTTCGAGGAAGCTCGAATACAGCAATGGCCTTAAACAGAAGATTACGATGATGATCGCCCACGATCTTCAATCGCCGCTTCATTTCCTGAATGTCCTTTCCGAACACGTTTCCCGTTTTGCGGCCAACAACCAACTGGTGGAGGTGAAGGCAGGCACGGAAGAGATCAAAAAAGCCACGGGCAATATCCATGCCTTTGTAAAAGAGGTGAACCTGTGGGCGCGCTCGCAGCATGAAAACTTTCAGTTGGCACAACACTCCTTCCCGTTTTCGGAGCTGGTAGGGGAGCTGGAACAGTTTTTCGGGGATATGCTGCTGCTTAACAGGAACATGCTGGTCGCCGATTACCCGGAGGACGCCTTCGTTTATGCGAACCGCGATATTCTGAAAGCCATTCTGCGAAATCTCATCGATAACGCCAACAAGCATACGCGCGGGGGCGAAGTGCGGCTTACCCTGACGTTTAACGACGATGGCCCGTTGCTCACCGTTTCGGACAATGGGAGCGGGATGCCCCTGGCTGATCTCCAGAAGATCCGGCGGCGACTGGCCGATCCCGCTTTGAACGGGCCGGTCGAAGCCAACAGCCGGCTTGGCTACCAGCTGATGGCCGATTTTGCGCATACCCTCGGCTACCGGCTGGATGTGGTGAGTGCCAGGGGCGTGGGCACCTCTGTGGCTATCAGCGGGCTGGTTTGCCACCATGCATTCGCCAAATCTTTGCATTCAGCCGAGGTTATAGGCCTCTGCCAGCCTGACTAG
- a CDS encoding response regulator transcription factor → MKILIADDHSLVRYGLKLALHNYFKDSQIDESWDGESVKAQFALHRYDLLLLDLNMPETDPTSLLQWIREFHQQTKVLVVSMNDENIFGKRSLQQGAHGYLEKDSPPEELLKAVTTVMDGKRYASPNLATILINDTLKGRSDNPFDVLTPREFQVATYLAKDYSVTQISEILAVQYTSVNTFKRRIFKKLNIPNKTALVRLAEAYNLG, encoded by the coding sequence ATGAAAATACTGATAGCCGACGACCATTCGCTGGTACGTTACGGGCTTAAACTAGCGCTTCATAATTACTTCAAAGACAGCCAGATCGACGAGAGCTGGGATGGAGAGTCGGTGAAGGCGCAATTCGCACTGCACCGATACGACTTGCTGCTGCTCGACCTGAATATGCCCGAAACCGATCCGACAAGCCTGCTGCAATGGATCAGGGAGTTCCACCAACAGACGAAAGTGCTGGTGGTTTCCATGAACGATGAGAATATTTTTGGAAAACGGTCGCTGCAACAGGGCGCGCACGGTTACCTGGAAAAGGACTCGCCGCCGGAAGAGCTCCTGAAAGCGGTCACAACCGTTATGGACGGCAAGAGATACGCCAGCCCCAACCTGGCCACTATCCTGATCAACGACACGCTGAAAGGCCGGTCTGACAATCCGTTCGACGTGCTTACGCCCAGGGAATTTCAGGTGGCTACTTACCTCGCGAAGGATTATTCGGTAACGCAGATCAGCGAGATACTGGCAGTGCAGTATACGTCGGTAAACACCTTCAAGCGCCGAATTTTCAAAAAGCTCAACATTCCCAACAAAACAGCGCTAGTCAGGCTGGCAGAGGCCTATAACCTCGGCTGA
- a CDS encoding PadR family transcriptional regulator: MRRTYLGEFEEIVLLMVAVLDGEAYGVTISQEIEQAMGRLVTFGTVHNTLIRLEEKGFVRSELGGATTQRGGRRKRLFRITASGSRAIQEIQQVRAELWKQVPPHTLELGKL; the protein is encoded by the coding sequence ATGCGAAGGACCTATCTGGGAGAATTTGAAGAAATTGTGTTGCTGATGGTGGCTGTGCTCGACGGCGAAGCTTACGGTGTCACGATCAGCCAAGAAATAGAGCAGGCAATGGGCAGGCTGGTAACGTTCGGCACGGTCCATAATACGCTCATTCGCCTGGAAGAAAAAGGTTTCGTCCGTTCGGAGCTGGGCGGGGCCACCACGCAGCGCGGCGGCAGAAGAAAGCGCCTTTTCCGCATTACCGCGTCAGGCAGCCGGGCGATCCAGGAAATCCAGCAGGTTCGTGCCGAGCTCTGGAAGCAGGTACCACCCCACACCCTCGAATTGGGAAAACTATGA
- a CDS encoding ABC transporter permease, with protein sequence MKNPVPPRWARWVFQRLHPEETREEVGGDLDELYDYWYTRSGRFCAMLRYVLNVFSVLPPFVRRRSRIVQYSEPVNFRMTMISNYFKVARRNLAKNKMYSFINITGLASGMAVAMLIGLWVYDELSFNKSFPNHARIAQVMQTQDLGGIISTERWVPAPMGRELRLSYGSYFRHIVSSTMEENHILAFKDLKFNKPGRFMEPGIAEMLSLEMVSGSRAGLLDPASILLSESAALSLFGRGNALNQVVKIDNELVAKVTGVYRDLPYNTTFANTSFIAPWELYISRVAYGVKNKDQWNNNFTEVFVQLADRTRMGAVSSVIAPARLDKLTGTDRATKALVFLQPMDQWHLYSNWKDGFNTGGRIQYVWLFGIVGVFVLVLACINFMNLSTARSEKRAREVGVRKAVGSQRGQLVGQFFSESFLVVFIAAVFAIGLAQLAMPYFNNVADKKMAIPWENPVFWALVLGFCVFTGLLAGSYPAFYLSSFKAVNVLKGTFRAGRLAYIPRQVLVVVQFTVSVTLIIGTVMVFRQIQYTKDRPVGYDRSGLVMIDMPTLDINNHFEPFREELLKTGAVVEVTKTTTPLTEKRQNETGFTWRGKDMNRDQPFVTFGVTEEFGKTVGWKIKQGRDFSRQYSTDKLAVILNEEAVRFMGLDNPVGETVVWGDQPLHVIGVVEGMVMESPYEPVQHAIYYIAPWPARVVTMRLRPGTSASDALAKVEKVFWKYAPAVPFDYRFLDQEYDAKFRAEERIGKLAGVFTVLAVFISCLGLFGLASFVAAQRTREIGVRKVLGASVWSVWALLSRDFVLLVVVAMLIASPVAYYILSSWLEKYEYRTGLPWSVFVLSGAGALLITLLTVSFQSITAALVNPVRSLRTD encoded by the coding sequence ATGAAGAACCCTGTACCGCCACGCTGGGCCCGGTGGGTGTTCCAGCGGCTGCACCCCGAAGAAACCCGTGAGGAAGTCGGCGGTGACCTCGACGAGCTTTACGATTACTGGTACACCAGGAGCGGGCGTTTCTGTGCTATGCTTCGCTATGTGCTCAATGTCTTTTCGGTGCTGCCGCCATTCGTACGCCGGCGCAGCCGGATCGTGCAATATTCCGAACCCGTTAATTTCCGTATGACCATGATCAGCAACTATTTTAAAGTCGCTCGGCGTAATCTCGCCAAGAATAAAATGTACTCGTTCATCAACATCACGGGCCTTGCCAGCGGCATGGCCGTAGCGATGTTGATCGGCCTGTGGGTTTACGACGAGCTTTCCTTCAATAAATCGTTTCCCAACCACGCGCGTATTGCGCAGGTAATGCAAACGCAGGATCTCGGCGGTATTATTTCGACGGAGCGGTGGGTACCGGCGCCCATGGGTCGTGAGTTAAGGCTGTCGTATGGGAGCTATTTCAGGCATATAGTTAGCAGCACGATGGAAGAGAACCATATTCTCGCCTTCAAAGACCTGAAATTCAATAAGCCCGGCCGGTTTATGGAACCGGGTATCGCGGAAATGCTGTCGCTGGAAATGGTAAGCGGAAGCAGGGCCGGTCTGTTGGACCCGGCTTCGATATTGCTTTCCGAATCGGCCGCCCTGAGCTTGTTCGGCAGGGGCAATGCGCTCAACCAGGTGGTGAAAATCGACAATGAGCTGGTAGCAAAGGTAACAGGAGTGTACCGCGACCTGCCGTATAATACGACATTCGCTAACACGTCCTTCATCGCTCCCTGGGAATTGTACATCTCGCGCGTCGCCTATGGGGTCAAAAACAAAGACCAATGGAACAATAACTTCACCGAAGTGTTCGTACAACTCGCCGACCGCACCCGGATGGGGGCGGTTTCGTCCGTCATCGCCCCGGCGAGGCTCGACAAACTCACCGGTACTGACCGCGCCACCAAAGCGCTCGTGTTTCTCCAACCGATGGACCAATGGCATTTGTATTCCAACTGGAAGGATGGCTTCAATACCGGCGGTCGCATTCAATATGTGTGGCTGTTCGGCATCGTAGGCGTATTCGTACTGGTGCTGGCCTGCATTAACTTTATGAACCTCAGCACCGCACGCTCCGAGAAACGTGCACGGGAAGTAGGCGTGCGGAAGGCGGTAGGCTCGCAGCGGGGGCAGCTGGTCGGACAGTTTTTCAGCGAATCGTTCCTGGTCGTATTCATCGCAGCGGTGTTTGCCATTGGACTGGCGCAGCTTGCGATGCCTTATTTCAATAACGTGGCCGATAAAAAGATGGCCATTCCTTGGGAAAATCCAGTGTTCTGGGCGTTGGTGCTGGGATTTTGCGTGTTTACGGGACTCCTGGCGGGCAGCTATCCGGCATTCTACCTGTCGTCGTTCAAGGCAGTGAACGTGCTCAAAGGTACTTTCCGCGCAGGACGGCTGGCCTACATTCCCCGGCAGGTGCTGGTGGTCGTGCAGTTCACGGTGTCGGTGACGCTGATTATCGGTACGGTGATGGTTTTCAGGCAAATACAGTATACCAAAGACCGCCCTGTCGGCTACGACCGGAGTGGCCTGGTGATGATCGACATGCCTACACTCGATATCAACAACCATTTCGAACCGTTCCGGGAAGAGCTGCTGAAAACGGGTGCCGTCGTGGAGGTTACCAAAACCACCACACCGCTCACCGAAAAGCGGCAGAATGAAACCGGCTTTACCTGGCGCGGCAAAGACATGAATCGCGACCAGCCATTCGTGACATTCGGCGTCACGGAGGAATTTGGCAAGACGGTCGGCTGGAAAATCAAGCAGGGCCGGGATTTTTCGCGCCAATATTCCACCGATAAGCTTGCGGTGATCCTCAACGAAGAGGCCGTTCGGTTCATGGGGCTTGATAATCCGGTTGGCGAGACTGTGGTATGGGGCGACCAGCCATTGCATGTTATCGGGGTGGTGGAGGGAATGGTCATGGAATCGCCCTATGAGCCGGTGCAGCACGCCATTTACTACATTGCACCCTGGCCCGCGCGGGTGGTTACGATGCGCCTGCGCCCGGGTACGAGTGCATCCGACGCGCTCGCGAAGGTAGAGAAAGTGTTCTGGAAATACGCCCCCGCCGTGCCATTCGATTACCGTTTTCTGGACCAGGAATATGATGCCAAGTTCCGGGCGGAAGAGCGCATCGGCAAACTGGCCGGGGTATTCACCGTATTGGCCGTATTCATTTCCTGCCTGGGCTTGTTCGGGCTGGCTTCTTTCGTGGCCGCACAGCGCACACGTGAAATCGGCGTCAGAAAAGTGCTTGGCGCTTCGGTCTGGAGCGTATGGGCCCTGCTTTCTCGGGATTTTGTGTTGCTGGTCGTCGTTGCGATGCTCATTGCGTCGCCTGTGGCATATTACATTCTTTCGTCGTGGCTCGAAAAATACGAGTACCGGACCGGACTGCCCTGGTCGGTATTCGTATTATCAGGTGCAGGCGCATTGCTGATCACGTTGTTGACTGTCAGTTTTCAAAGTATCACGGCAGCCCTGGTTAATCCGGTCCGAAGCCTGCGGACTGATTAA
- a CDS encoding bestrophin family ion channel, protein MYINRYLSPVIVYYYSWRMVLFSIFTGSTAIFVYEYLGWKWVAIPWLPVSLVGTATAFFVGFKNNQSYDRSWEARKVWGAITNHSRSFCAAVRSFTTCSPDTGTISAAAETRIVIHRHIAWLYALKNSMAQRTNWEHKDRASERQRKALRRAQTPCDVEIARYLPEADLALIKDRKNQATQILDLQSQHIRDLRRAGALDAYQHVALQDLVSKLYDEQGKSERIKNTPFPRQYATTSTLFIFIFMTLLPFGLLPQFVDLGEKFMFLLIPFNMIVSWVFMFMEYVGDISENPFEGLLNDTPISTIIRNIEIDLKEMLGETDLPEKLSSYAGTVF, encoded by the coding sequence ATGTACATCAACCGTTACCTCTCACCGGTTATCGTCTACTACTATTCGTGGCGGATGGTACTGTTTTCGATTTTCACAGGCTCCACCGCCATTTTTGTGTACGAGTACCTGGGCTGGAAGTGGGTCGCGATCCCCTGGCTTCCGGTATCGCTTGTGGGTACGGCCACCGCCTTTTTCGTAGGTTTTAAAAACAACCAGTCGTACGACCGGAGCTGGGAAGCACGGAAAGTCTGGGGCGCCATTACCAACCACAGCCGATCGTTCTGCGCGGCGGTGCGGTCGTTCACGACCTGCTCCCCCGATACCGGCACCATATCGGCCGCTGCGGAAACCCGCATCGTTATACACAGGCACATTGCATGGCTCTACGCTCTGAAAAACTCGATGGCCCAGCGTACCAACTGGGAACACAAGGACCGTGCGAGCGAACGCCAGCGCAAGGCGCTCCGGCGGGCGCAGACACCCTGCGACGTCGAAATCGCCAGATATCTTCCCGAAGCCGATCTTGCGTTGATCAAAGACAGGAAAAATCAGGCCACACAAATCCTCGACCTGCAATCGCAACACATCCGTGACCTGCGCAGGGCGGGAGCGCTCGATGCCTACCAGCATGTAGCCCTGCAAGACCTCGTTTCGAAGCTGTACGACGAGCAGGGGAAAAGCGAACGGATCAAAAATACGCCGTTCCCGCGCCAGTACGCGACCACCTCCACACTCTTTATCTTTATTTTCATGACATTGCTCCCGTTCGGCCTGCTGCCGCAGTTCGTCGATCTGGGCGAAAAATTCATGTTCCTGCTGATCCCCTTCAATATGATCGTTTCCTGGGTCTTCATGTTTATGGAATATGTGGGCGATATCAGCGAAAACCCCTTCGAAGGCCTGCTGAACGACACGCCGATCAGCACCATTATCCGAAATATCGAAATTGACCTTAAAGAAATGCTCGGCGAAACCGACCTCCCGGAAAAGCTTTCAAGCTACGCGGGAACCGTGTTTTAG
- a CDS encoding SRPBCC domain-containing protein, with amino-acid sequence MQELIRLEIPINAPAANIWTALTDPTSIGKWMLDSPVEILTEWRLGGRISERGDLHGLPFENRGEIVRFEPGTALAYTHWSTLSEIADVPENYSFLLFEIQNTDKPPKLMLTIDNLPTFAVRKHLEFYWKMALYLLKEVAEN; translated from the coding sequence ATGCAGGAACTGATCCGCCTCGAAATCCCGATCAACGCCCCTGCGGCCAATATCTGGACCGCTCTTACCGACCCGACATCCATCGGCAAATGGATGCTGGATTCGCCCGTGGAAATCCTCACCGAATGGCGGCTGGGCGGCAGGATTTCGGAGCGGGGCGATTTGCACGGGCTGCCGTTTGAAAACAGGGGCGAAATTGTCCGCTTCGAGCCCGGGACGGCATTGGCATATACCCATTGGAGCACGCTTTCCGAGATTGCCGATGTGCCGGAAAACTACTCGTTCCTCCTTTTTGAAATACAAAACACGGACAAGCCGCCGAAATTAATGCTTACGATCGACAACCTGCCGACTTTCGCGGTCCGTAAACACCTCGAATTTTATTGGAAAATGGCCCTGTACTTACTAAAAGAGGTGGCGGAGAACTGA
- a CDS encoding helix-turn-helix domain-containing protein: MPISLFEHIIRNIAPGLTENVVPAPELRDMLPECFVARSDTFPRCGLAFNDAIPTAVFLQNPCGTATFRSGERILTVTHAWVSGQYLENVAVELHNPGEKMLVVRFNPVYFNQFSVTPARDLRNRLAWDLQAVFGSRVNAWLSGLEKQTDLMARVRTLESFLKSLGTHRETANHLLLDAVQKIVARKGHIQIEPLAASLNVGYKWLERSFMRATGVSPKEFARQQRFIHTYFDVVNRPEMDLPEIALRNAYYDQNHLSKEFKKFTGCSPGRLRKHHSPCRN; encoded by the coding sequence ATGCCGATCAGCCTTTTCGAACATATTATCAGAAACATTGCCCCGGGGCTCACGGAGAACGTCGTACCCGCGCCTGAACTGCGTGATATGCTGCCCGAATGCTTCGTAGCCCGCTCCGACACGTTCCCGCGTTGCGGACTGGCATTTAACGACGCCATCCCGACAGCCGTATTTCTGCAAAACCCGTGTGGCACCGCCACTTTCCGCTCGGGCGAGCGGATATTGACGGTCACGCACGCGTGGGTGAGCGGGCAATACCTTGAAAATGTGGCGGTTGAACTTCACAACCCGGGGGAAAAAATGCTGGTCGTGCGGTTTAATCCCGTGTATTTCAACCAGTTTTCGGTTACGCCTGCCCGCGATCTGCGCAACCGGCTGGCCTGGGATTTACAGGCTGTGTTCGGCAGCCGGGTTAATGCGTGGCTCTCCGGGCTGGAAAAACAAACGGACTTAATGGCCCGGGTGCGCACGCTCGAATCGTTTCTGAAAAGCCTCGGAACCCACCGCGAGACGGCCAATCATCTGTTGCTCGATGCGGTTCAAAAGATAGTTGCGCGAAAAGGCCATATACAAATAGAGCCGCTGGCAGCCTCGCTGAACGTAGGCTACAAGTGGCTGGAACGCAGCTTCATGCGGGCCACCGGCGTATCGCCCAAAGAATTTGCCCGCCAGCAGCGGTTCATCCACACGTATTTCGATGTCGTGAACCGGCCGGAAATGGATCTGCCGGAAATTGCGCTCCGGAATGCATATTATGACCAAAACCACCTTTCTAAGGAATTCAAGAAGTTCACAGGTTGTTCTCCCGGTCGACTCCGAAAACACCACAGCCCATGCAGGAACTGA